The genome window GTCCGTCGCCGCCAGTGCCGACGCAGAGGGCGTGCAGGACCCCGTCTTGACTCCGTACGTTGTCGGACCTGACGCACTGTTCTCGTAGATCATCCAGCACAACCCGGTTTCGCTCCGAACCGCGGCGGTAAACACGGGATACGTGGTTTGTCCGCTAACGGTGACGGCCGGGATATTCCAGGCGACCAGCTTCGGGTCGTCGCTGACTTCGCCAGCCCCGGGTTCCGTGTACCGAAGGCTCGGCTCCGCACCACGGAGCATCGGCTCGGTAAGACCCGAATAGGACTCACTGTCCGTGTAGATGGTCTTTGCC of Actinomycetota bacterium contains these proteins:
- a CDS encoding prepilin-type N-terminal cleavage/methylation domain-containing protein, with protein sequence MINFFNKRLRDEDRGFTLIELMVVVLIIAILIAIAIPTFLGARKRAQDRAAQTALRSSLTTAKTIYTDSESYSGLTEPMLRGAEPSLRYTEPGAGEVSDDPKLVAWNIPAVTVSGQTTYPVFTAAVRSETGLCWMIYENSASGPTTYGVKTGSCTPSASALAATDKFPPAP